A window of the Cannabis sativa cultivar Pink pepper isolate KNU-18-1 chromosome X, ASM2916894v1, whole genome shotgun sequence genome harbors these coding sequences:
- the LOC115710644 gene encoding alcohol dehydrogenase 1 translates to MSSTTGQVIKCKAAVAWEAGKPLVIEEVEVAPPQANEVRLKILFTSLCHTDVYFWEAKGQTPMFPRIFGHEAGGIVESVGEGVTELKPGDHVLPVFTGECGDCRHCKSTESNMCDLLRINTDRGVMLNDGKTRFSKNGQPIYHFVGTSTFSEYTVVHSGCVAKINPAAPLDKVCVLSCGICTGLGATLNVAKPTKGSSVAIFGLGAVGLAAAEGARIAGAARIIGVDLNSNRFEGAKKFGVNEFVNPKDHNKPVQEVIADMTDGGVDRSVECTGSVQAMISAFECVHDGWGVAVLVGVPNKDDAFKTHPVNFLNERTLKGTFYGNYKPRSDLPGVVEQYMNKELEIEKFITHTVPFSEINKAFEYMLKGESIRCIIRMEE, encoded by the exons ATGTCTAGCACAACTGGGCAGGTCATTAAGTGCAAAG CTGCTGTGGCTTGGGAAGCAGGGAAGCCACTGGTAATTGAAGAAGTTGAAGTGGCACCACCACAGGCTAATGAAGTTCGTTTGAAGATCCTCTTTACCTCTCTTTGCCACACTGATGTTTATTTCTGGGAAGCCAAG GGTCAAACACCAATGTTTCCTCGGATATTTGGTCACGAGGCAGGAGG AATTGTTGAGAGTGTTGGTGAGGGTGTCACTGAGCTTAAGCCAGGTGACCATGTTCTGCCTGTGTTCACCGGGGAGTGCGGGGATTGCCGCCACTGCAAGTCGACCGAGAGCAACATGTGTGATCTCCTAAGGATCAACACTGACAGAGGTGTTATGCTCAATGATGGGAAGACAAGATTCTCCAAGAATGGTCAGCCCATTTACCATTTTGTTGGGACCTCTACCTTCAGTGAGTACACTGTTGTTCATTCTGGATGTGTTGCCAAGATCAACCCTGCCGCCCCACTCGACAAAGTTTGCGTCCTTAGCTGTGGAATTTGCACAG GTCTTGGTGCCACTTTGAATGTTGCTAAGCCAACAAAGGGTTCTAGTGTTGCCATTTTCGGATTGGGTGCTGTTGGTCTTGCT gcTGCCGAAGGAGCAAGGATTGCTGGCGCTGCAAGGATCATCGGTGTTGATTTGAACTCGAACCGATTCGAAGGAG CCAAAAAGTTTGGAGTCAATGAGTTTGTGAATCCGAAAGATCATAACAAACCAGTTCAAGAGGTCATTGCTGATATGACCGACGGAGGAGTGGACCGGAGTGTGGAATGTACCGGAAGTGTCCAGGCCATGATCTCTGCCTTTGAATGTGTTCATGAT GGATGGGGTGTTGCTGTTCTAGTTGGTGTGCCAAACAAAGATGATGCATTCAAGACACATCCAGTGAACTTCTTAAACGAGAGGACTCTAAAGGGTACCTTCTACGGTAACTACAAACCCCGCTCCGATCTTCCCGGTGTTGTGGAACAGTACATGAACAAG GAGTTGGAAATAGAGAAATTCATAACTCACACAGTCCCATTCTCTGAGATCAACAAGGCATTTGAGTACATGCTGAAAGGGGAGTCAATCAGGTGCATCATCCGCATGGAAGAGTAG